A window of Harpia harpyja isolate bHarHar1 chromosome 23, bHarHar1 primary haplotype, whole genome shotgun sequence contains these coding sequences:
- the LOC128135410 gene encoding adipocyte plasma membrane-associated protein-like isoform X3 — protein MAGIARFPAWGFPAAVLAIFASIYFLPSPIDPEPFIFEKPPPALVGSLQVNKKLQNGQRIFMGQLKGPESFTVDDEGNIYTGTVDGKLWMISGGQLHFVTQMGQDMPECGTPDYEPICGRPHGVRMDQDGNVIVVDSYLGLYKVNPRTGEKTLLLSSEKGVDGLPFKFLNGLEISKKNLIYFTDSSSKWERRHHKYEVIETNHLGRLLAYDPVTRTARTVLSGLYMANGIALSPYEEYILIAETSICRIIRYWVSGANAGKKEVFVDNLPGYPDNIRLSHTGLYRVGISTTRFPSFFSPFLDALGPYPFLKRFIAKVTPLSFYSIFLHKHGLFLEINDKGDIVASFHDPDGSVTWAVSDVFEHDGKVYLVSEKDVKMLINSYLETVKTNFEATQWERVRVISCKVTCY, from the exons ATGGCAGGGATTGCCAG gtTCCCAGCGTGGGGGTTTCCAGCTGCAGTCCTTGCGATTTTTGCTAGCATTTACTTTTTACCATCTCCCATTGATCCAGAACCGTTCAT TTTTGAAAAGCCACCTCCTGCCTTAGTTGGATCACTGCAAGTGAATAAAAAGCTTCAGAATGGACAAAGAATCTTCATGGGCCAACTGAAAGGTCCCGAGTCTTTTACTGTTGATGATGAAG GTAATATCTACACTGGTACTGTCGATGGGAAACTATGGATGATCAGTGGTGGCCAGCTGCATTTTGTTACTCAAATGGGGCAGGATATGCCTGAATGTG GAACTCCAGACTATGAACCAATATGTGGCCGGCCCCATGGAGTCCGAATGGATCAGGATGGTAACGTGATTGTGGTGGATTCATACTTAGGCCTGTACAAAGTCAATCCAAGGACAGGAGAGAAAACCCTCCTGCTGTCGAGTGAAAAAG GTGTGGATGGTCTGCCTTTCAAATTCCTAAATGGCTTagaaatatcaaagaaaaatttgatttattttacgGATTCAAGTAGCAAGTGGGAAAGACGACATCACAAATACGAG GTAATTGAAACAAACCATCTTGGTCGCCTCTTGGCTTATGACCCTGTAACAAGAACAGCAAGAACGGTGCTCAGTGGCTTGTACATGGCAAATGGGATTGCACTGTCTCCCTACGAAGAGTACATACTAATAGCAGAAACCAGCATATGTAGAATCATACG CTATTGGGTGAGCGGAgctaatgcaggaaaaaaagaagtttttgtgGACAACCTGCCTGGGTATCCAGACAACATCAGATTATCGCACACAGGCTTATACAGAGTTGGAATATCTACTACTCGCTTTCCtagtttcttttctccttttctggatGCTTTAGGACCGTATCCATTCCTGAAAAGATTTATTGCAAAG gTGACTCCTTTATCAttctacagcatttttcttcacaaACATGGCTTGTTCTTAGAAATTAACGACAAAGGAGACATTGTGGCAAGCTTCCATGACCCTGATGGTAGTGTCACTTGGGCTGTCAGTGATGTCTTTGAGCACGATGGGAAGGTGTATCTAG TGTCTGAGAAAGACGTCAAAATGCTGATTAATTCTTATCTGGAGACAGTCAAGACCAACTTTGAAGCAACACAGTGGGAAAGAGTCAGAGTCATCTCCTGCAAGGTCACTTGCTATTAG
- the LOC128135410 gene encoding adipocyte plasma membrane-associated protein-like isoform X2 translates to MKELFTVTKKLLLLIHIIHLRSLAAVRLQNSNIYTGTVDGKLWMISGGQLHFVTQMGQDMPECGTPDYEPICGRPHGVRMDQDGNVIVVDSYLGLYKVNPRTGEKTLLLSSEKGVDGLPFKFLNGLEISKKNLIYFTDSSSKWERRHHKYEVIETNHLGRLLAYDPVTRTARTVLSGLYMANGIALSPYEEYILIAETSICRIIRYWVSGANAGKKEVFVDNLPGYPDNIRLSHTGLYRVGISTTRFPSFFSPFLDALGPYPFLKRFIAKVTPLSFYSIFLHKHGLFLEINDKGDIVASFHDPDGSVTWAVSDVFEHDGKVYLGNTELPFLVVLQ, encoded by the exons ATGAAGGAACTTTTCACTGTCACAAAAAAACTCCTCTTACTTATCCACATAATTCATCTTCGTAGTCTGGCAGCTGTGAGATTGCAAAATA GTAATATCTACACTGGTACTGTCGATGGGAAACTATGGATGATCAGTGGTGGCCAGCTGCATTTTGTTACTCAAATGGGGCAGGATATGCCTGAATGTG GAACTCCAGACTATGAACCAATATGTGGCCGGCCCCATGGAGTCCGAATGGATCAGGATGGTAACGTGATTGTGGTGGATTCATACTTAGGCCTGTACAAAGTCAATCCAAGGACAGGAGAGAAAACCCTCCTGCTGTCGAGTGAAAAAG GTGTGGATGGTCTGCCTTTCAAATTCCTAAATGGCTTagaaatatcaaagaaaaatttgatttattttacgGATTCAAGTAGCAAGTGGGAAAGACGACATCACAAATACGAG GTAATTGAAACAAACCATCTTGGTCGCCTCTTGGCTTATGACCCTGTAACAAGAACAGCAAGAACGGTGCTCAGTGGCTTGTACATGGCAAATGGGATTGCACTGTCTCCCTACGAAGAGTACATACTAATAGCAGAAACCAGCATATGTAGAATCATACG CTATTGGGTGAGCGGAgctaatgcaggaaaaaaagaagtttttgtgGACAACCTGCCTGGGTATCCAGACAACATCAGATTATCGCACACAGGCTTATACAGAGTTGGAATATCTACTACTCGCTTTCCtagtttcttttctccttttctggatGCTTTAGGACCGTATCCATTCCTGAAAAGATTTATTGCAAAG gTGACTCCTTTATCAttctacagcatttttcttcacaaACATGGCTTGTTCTTAGAAATTAACGACAAAGGAGACATTGTGGCAAGCTTCCATGACCCTGATGGTAGTGTCACTTGGGCTGTCAGTGATGTCTTTGAGCACGATGGGAAGGTGTATCTAGGTAATACAGAGTTGCCTTTTCTTGTGGTGCTACAGTAA
- the LOC128135410 gene encoding adipocyte plasma membrane-associated protein-like isoform X1: protein MRFPAWGFPAAVLAIFASIYFLPSPIDPEPFIFEKPPPALVGSLQVNKKLQNGQRIFMGQLKGPESFTVDDEGNIYTGTVDGKLWMISGGQLHFVTQMGQDMPECGTPDYEPICGRPHGVRMDQDGNVIVVDSYLGLYKVNPRTGEKTLLLSSEKGVDGLPFKFLNGLEISKKNLIYFTDSSSKWERRHHKYEVIETNHLGRLLAYDPVTRTARTVLSGLYMANGIALSPYEEYILIAETSICRIIRYWVSGANAGKKEVFVDNLPGYPDNIRLSHTGLYRVGISTTRFPSFFSPFLDALGPYPFLKRFIAKVTPLSFYSIFLHKHGLFLEINDKGDIVASFHDPDGSVTWAVSDVFEHDGKVYLGNTELPFLVVLQ, encoded by the exons ATGAG gtTCCCAGCGTGGGGGTTTCCAGCTGCAGTCCTTGCGATTTTTGCTAGCATTTACTTTTTACCATCTCCCATTGATCCAGAACCGTTCAT TTTTGAAAAGCCACCTCCTGCCTTAGTTGGATCACTGCAAGTGAATAAAAAGCTTCAGAATGGACAAAGAATCTTCATGGGCCAACTGAAAGGTCCCGAGTCTTTTACTGTTGATGATGAAG GTAATATCTACACTGGTACTGTCGATGGGAAACTATGGATGATCAGTGGTGGCCAGCTGCATTTTGTTACTCAAATGGGGCAGGATATGCCTGAATGTG GAACTCCAGACTATGAACCAATATGTGGCCGGCCCCATGGAGTCCGAATGGATCAGGATGGTAACGTGATTGTGGTGGATTCATACTTAGGCCTGTACAAAGTCAATCCAAGGACAGGAGAGAAAACCCTCCTGCTGTCGAGTGAAAAAG GTGTGGATGGTCTGCCTTTCAAATTCCTAAATGGCTTagaaatatcaaagaaaaatttgatttattttacgGATTCAAGTAGCAAGTGGGAAAGACGACATCACAAATACGAG GTAATTGAAACAAACCATCTTGGTCGCCTCTTGGCTTATGACCCTGTAACAAGAACAGCAAGAACGGTGCTCAGTGGCTTGTACATGGCAAATGGGATTGCACTGTCTCCCTACGAAGAGTACATACTAATAGCAGAAACCAGCATATGTAGAATCATACG CTATTGGGTGAGCGGAgctaatgcaggaaaaaaagaagtttttgtgGACAACCTGCCTGGGTATCCAGACAACATCAGATTATCGCACACAGGCTTATACAGAGTTGGAATATCTACTACTCGCTTTCCtagtttcttttctccttttctggatGCTTTAGGACCGTATCCATTCCTGAAAAGATTTATTGCAAAG gTGACTCCTTTATCAttctacagcatttttcttcacaaACATGGCTTGTTCTTAGAAATTAACGACAAAGGAGACATTGTGGCAAGCTTCCATGACCCTGATGGTAGTGTCACTTGGGCTGTCAGTGATGTCTTTGAGCACGATGGGAAGGTGTATCTAGGTAATACAGAGTTGCCTTTTCTTGTGGTGCTACAGTAA
- the RASSF3 gene encoding ras association domain-containing protein 3 isoform X2, with the protein MDCLAPHDTLDPSYNNGQDVQKEREPHVCLSKEEVKEKIQSYNSSVTDKLKMTLNANGIYTGFIKVQMELCRPITVQSSQSQGRCAHGNNETAFYLPDGCVNTLHISSTNTVREVIEALLKKFFVADNPAKFALYKRCHKEDQVYTCKLSDREHPLYLRLVAGPRTEMLSFVLREHETGEVMWEAFSIPELQNFLRILDKEENEQLQILRKRYAAYRDKLEEALGGVWKPG; encoded by the exons GATGTTCAGAAGGAGAGAGAACCTCATGTTTGTCTCAGTAAAGAAGAAGTTAAAGAGAAGATACAAAGCTATAATTCATCTGTCACTGATAAATTAAAGATGACCTTG AATGCGAATGGGATTTACACTGGCTTCATCAAAGTTCAGATGGAACTATGCAGACCGATCACTGTGCAGTCTTCCCAGAGCCAGGGGAGGTGTGCTCACGGCAATAATGAAACTGCTTTTTACTTGCCGGATGGCTGCGTGAATACCCTTCACATCAGCAGCACCAATACTGTTCGTGAAGTTATTGAGGCCTTGCTCAAAAAGTTTTTCGTGGCTGACAACCCTGCAAAGTTTGCACTTTATAAACGCTGTCACAAGGAAGACCAAG TTTATACATGCAAGCTGTCAGACCGGGAGCATCCCCTCTACCTGCGTTTGGTGGCAGGCCCCAGAACAGAAATGCTCAGTTTTGTTCTACGTGAGCATGAAACTGGAGAAGTCATG tggGAAGCTTTTAGTATTCCTGAACTGCAAAACTTCTTGCGTATACTggacaaagaggaaaatgagCAACTGCAAATCTTAAGGAAGCGTTACGCAGCCTACAGAGACAAACTTGAAGAAGCCCTTGGTGGGGTGTGGAAACCTGGTTAA
- the RASSF3 gene encoding ras association domain-containing protein 3 isoform X3, with translation MLQDVQKEREPHVCLSKEEVKEKIQSYNSSVTDKLKMTLNANGIYTGFIKVQMELCRPITVQSSQSQGRCAHGNNETAFYLPDGCVNTLHISSTNTVREVIEALLKKFFVADNPAKFALYKRCHKEDQVYTCKLSDREHPLYLRLVAGPRTEMLSFVLREHETGEVMWEAFSIPELQNFLRILDKEENEQLQILRKRYAAYRDKLEEALGGVWKPG, from the exons GATGTTCAGAAGGAGAGAGAACCTCATGTTTGTCTCAGTAAAGAAGAAGTTAAAGAGAAGATACAAAGCTATAATTCATCTGTCACTGATAAATTAAAGATGACCTTG AATGCGAATGGGATTTACACTGGCTTCATCAAAGTTCAGATGGAACTATGCAGACCGATCACTGTGCAGTCTTCCCAGAGCCAGGGGAGGTGTGCTCACGGCAATAATGAAACTGCTTTTTACTTGCCGGATGGCTGCGTGAATACCCTTCACATCAGCAGCACCAATACTGTTCGTGAAGTTATTGAGGCCTTGCTCAAAAAGTTTTTCGTGGCTGACAACCCTGCAAAGTTTGCACTTTATAAACGCTGTCACAAGGAAGACCAAG TTTATACATGCAAGCTGTCAGACCGGGAGCATCCCCTCTACCTGCGTTTGGTGGCAGGCCCCAGAACAGAAATGCTCAGTTTTGTTCTACGTGAGCATGAAACTGGAGAAGTCATG tggGAAGCTTTTAGTATTCCTGAACTGCAAAACTTCTTGCGTATACTggacaaagaggaaaatgagCAACTGCAAATCTTAAGGAAGCGTTACGCAGCCTACAGAGACAAACTTGAAGAAGCCCTTGGTGGGGTGTGGAAACCTGGTTAA